DNA sequence from the Blastocatellia bacterium genome:
GCTCGCTCAACCCACAGCCGATGGACGAGATCACCGATCGGGCCAAGAGGTAACACGTAAAGCACCTCGTCCGTGATCAACGTCCCTCCTTCATGCGGCTCAAATCGGTGCGTGTGATGCCAAAAGCTATAAGGGCCTCGGAGTTGGACGTCTACAAAATACAGCGGGGGATCATAGGCCGCGATATAGGTCGTCCATCGGACAGGCACACCAAGAAGTCGAATTCTGTAATCAATCAACGCCCCCATGTGCATGGGGATGGGAGACGGCGTGAGTAATTCGAAACCTAATTCTGGGGGAGTGATCTCCGCCAGGTTTTCAGGACGCTCGAAAAAAGGGAACACGGTCTCAACTGGCCGCTTGACCCATAGCTGACGAAAGAGCCGATGAATTCGCATAATCTATGGCTGGTCAGATTACCCGCAATTCTACACCAATTTTGATCCCATCGGCTTTCAGCCACAATGGGACGTCGTTGTAGCGATACGCCCATCGGGTGAGACTCACACAGATCGGGATCGAATCGTACTTAAACCGCCATCCACGGCAATGACCATCCCCGTGATCCAGCTTTGCGCGGGATCAAGGAGCCATTCGATAGCCGCAGCTACATCCGACGGTTCGCCAATTCTGCCAAGCGGATGCA
Encoded proteins:
- a CDS encoding SRPBCC family protein, whose product is MRIHRLFRQLWVKRPVETVFPFFERPENLAEITPPELGFELLTPSPIPMHMGALIDYRIRLLGVPVRWTTYIAAYDPPLYFVDVQLRGPYSFWHHTHRFEPHEGGTLITDEVLYVLPLGPIGDLVHRLWVERALRHIFDYRERRLTALFNYS
- a CDS encoding SDR family oxidoreductase codes for the protein HPLGRIGEPSDVAAAIEWLLDPAQSWITGMVIAVDGGLSTIRSRSV